The following coding sequences lie in one Listeria ivanovii subsp. londoniensis genomic window:
- a CDS encoding TetR/AcrR family transcriptional regulator — MKKDTKQEIIETAFKLFHEQGYANVSVRNIADKLNISVGNLTYHFKKKEDLIEAVIIDQYENFQAPETPTTISELNDFFLLGVSHQKQEDYFFAHYGELASISPKVYEVQVAAIQKRKQKLQAAFQNLQQNGDMLAEEVPGQINALIDVLNMIKIYWTPNQEAFTSAKESPFDCLWSLIYPRLTAKGKAAFQEDIQTRNIA; from the coding sequence ATGAAAAAAGATACGAAACAAGAAATTATCGAGACTGCCTTTAAGCTTTTCCATGAACAAGGTTATGCTAATGTCTCCGTTCGAAATATTGCGGACAAATTAAACATCAGTGTGGGCAACTTAACCTATCACTTCAAAAAAAAGGAAGATTTAATTGAAGCAGTCATTATTGACCAATATGAAAATTTTCAAGCTCCAGAAACTCCAACGACTATTTCTGAGCTAAATGACTTCTTCTTACTCGGTGTATCGCATCAAAAACAAGAAGATTACTTTTTCGCGCATTACGGCGAACTAGCATCTATTAGTCCAAAAGTATACGAAGTGCAAGTCGCTGCCATTCAAAAAAGAAAACAAAAATTACAAGCAGCCTTTCAAAACTTACAACAAAATGGCGATATGTTAGCAGAAGAAGTCCCCGGACAAATCAATGCTTTAATTGATGTATTAAACATGATCAAAATATATTGGACACCTAATCAAGAAGCATTTACTAGTGCGAAAGAAAGCCCCTTTGATTGTTTATGGAGCTTGATTTATCCTAGATTGACGGCTAAAGGAAAAGCTGCATTTCAAGAAGACATTCAAACTAGAAACATTGCTTAA
- a CDS encoding glycoside hydrolase family 3 protein: MKKYKVTDKDTYVLIENENGATLGLAKDSTVEILEIDGFAFKDLNKNGRLDPYEDWRLPMEERITDLVSQLPLEEIAGLMLYSGHQSVATTGRFAEMFAGTYAGLSLKENKQAKISDITDQQKAFLKEDRLRHVLLTAVENTEAAVTWNNQMQAFVENLDFGIPINMSSDPRHTSEANTEFNAGSGGDISKWPEPLGLAATFNPEVVKQFGEIASLEYRALGITTALSPQVDIATEPRWMRFNGTFGEDSKLSADMAKAYCEGFQNSDAGFGSDSVNAMVKHWPGGGSGEAGRDAHYAYGKYAVYPGDNFNEHLIPFTEGAFKLDKTGYASAIMPYYTISYNQTPSNVGNGFNRYLVQDLLRGKYKYDGVVCTDWNITHDNHSMSQFISGKSWGVEDKSVEERHYQSILAGVDQFGGNNDLKPVLAAYEMGKAQFGEDVMRNRFEQSAHRLLRNIFQTGLFENPYLSLAKSKEICGNPTYMEAGFEAQKKSVVLLKNKKQVLPLAKKLKVYIPERTRPETFDWFGKKIAATSQFPVDKQIVAKFYQLVEDPKEADFALVFIESPQSVAYTEQDGYLPISLQYRPYTAKLAREISIAGGDPLEESTNRSYKNKTNKTTNESDLDAILTTKKIMGNKPVIVCLDSANPTVVAEFETAIDGLLVHFSATTQALLTILCGETEPSGLLPFQMPASMDVVETQKEDVAHDMTPYTDELGHAYDFAYGLDFSGVIEDERVRKYKK; encoded by the coding sequence ATGAAAAAATATAAAGTAACTGACAAAGATACCTATGTTTTAATTGAAAATGAAAATGGGGCAACTCTAGGCCTTGCAAAAGACAGCACAGTAGAAATTTTAGAAATAGATGGCTTTGCTTTTAAAGATTTAAATAAAAACGGCCGCCTAGATCCTTATGAAGATTGGCGTTTACCGATGGAGGAACGAATTACGGATTTAGTTTCACAATTGCCGCTGGAAGAGATTGCGGGATTAATGCTTTATAGTGGGCACCAAAGTGTGGCAACAACCGGGCGATTTGCGGAGATGTTTGCGGGGACTTATGCTGGCTTATCTTTAAAGGAAAATAAGCAGGCAAAAATTTCTGATATTACCGATCAGCAAAAGGCATTTTTAAAAGAGGATAGATTGCGTCATGTGTTATTAACAGCAGTGGAAAACACCGAAGCTGCCGTGACTTGGAATAACCAAATGCAAGCTTTTGTGGAAAACTTGGATTTTGGGATTCCGATTAATATGAGTAGCGATCCACGCCATACGAGTGAAGCGAATACAGAATTTAATGCAGGTTCTGGTGGCGATATTTCCAAATGGCCGGAACCGCTCGGACTTGCTGCCACTTTCAATCCAGAGGTAGTAAAACAATTTGGTGAGATTGCTTCATTAGAATATCGCGCGTTAGGGATTACAACAGCATTATCGCCACAAGTCGATATTGCAACCGAGCCACGTTGGATGCGGTTTAACGGGACTTTTGGTGAAGATAGCAAGCTGAGTGCGGATATGGCAAAAGCTTATTGTGAAGGCTTCCAAAATAGTGACGCAGGCTTTGGAAGTGATAGTGTTAATGCGATGGTGAAACATTGGCCCGGTGGCGGTAGTGGGGAAGCTGGTCGAGATGCGCATTATGCTTACGGAAAATATGCCGTGTACCCGGGGGATAATTTTAATGAGCATTTAATACCATTTACGGAAGGCGCCTTTAAACTAGATAAAACGGGTTACGCAAGCGCTATTATGCCCTATTATACAATTTCCTACAATCAAACTCCCAGTAATGTTGGCAATGGCTTTAACCGTTATTTAGTTCAAGATTTACTACGTGGTAAATATAAATATGATGGGGTTGTTTGTACTGATTGGAATATTACGCACGACAATCACAGTATGAGTCAATTTATTTCTGGGAAAAGTTGGGGTGTGGAAGATAAATCAGTGGAAGAACGGCATTATCAATCGATTTTAGCAGGCGTTGATCAGTTTGGTGGAAACAATGATTTAAAACCAGTACTTGCTGCCTATGAAATGGGTAAAGCGCAATTTGGTGAAGATGTGATGCGCAACCGCTTCGAACAAAGTGCGCACCGCTTATTACGCAACATTTTTCAAACAGGCTTATTCGAAAACCCTTACTTATCGCTAGCAAAATCCAAAGAAATATGTGGAAATCCTACTTATATGGAAGCTGGATTTGAGGCACAGAAAAAATCAGTGGTACTTCTTAAAAATAAAAAACAAGTCTTACCACTGGCGAAAAAGTTAAAAGTATATATTCCGGAGCGAACTCGTCCAGAAACGTTTGATTGGTTTGGCAAAAAGATTGCTGCAACAAGTCAGTTTCCGGTAGATAAACAAATAGTAGCTAAATTTTATCAATTAGTAGAAGACCCAAAGGAAGCTGATTTTGCGCTTGTCTTTATCGAATCACCACAGTCTGTTGCCTATACCGAACAAGATGGCTACTTGCCAATTTCTTTACAATATCGGCCGTATACTGCTAAACTTGCTCGTGAAATCAGTATTGCTGGTGGAGATCCGCTTGAGGAGTCAACTAATCGTTCTTATAAAAACAAAACGAATAAAACGACAAACGAATCTGATTTAGATGCCATTTTAACAACGAAAAAAATAATGGGAAATAAACCAGTAATTGTTTGTTTAGATAGTGCCAATCCGACAGTTGTCGCTGAGTTCGAAACTGCAATTGATGGCTTGTTAGTTCATTTTTCCGCTACCACGCAAGCATTACTAACGATTCTTTGCGGCGAAACAGAACCAAGTGGCTTATTACCATTCCAAATGCCAGCAAGTATGGATGTCGTTGAAACACAAAAAGAAGATGTTGCGCATGATATGACGCCTTACACAGACGAACTTGGACATGCTTATGATTTTGCTTATGGGTTGGATTTTTCTGGCGTGATTGAGGATGAACGTGTTCGGAAATATAAAAAGTAG
- a CDS encoding BMC domain-containing protein, whose product MKMDTLGFLELNSISKGIEAVDTMLKAANSELIYAKASCPGKYYILIAGTVDSVAQSIEAGTKIGAANIVGNLVIPRVSDQVIKAINKTEVPDEMNAVGVMEYYSCSGSIIAADAAVKAADVQLMDIRLATGIAGKSFVVLTGDTAACEAAVEAGLAAAKEEALLINKVVIPRPRKEVFESLIY is encoded by the coding sequence ATGAAAATGGATACGTTGGGATTTTTAGAACTAAATAGTATTTCTAAAGGAATTGAAGCGGTAGATACCATGCTTAAAGCCGCAAATTCAGAATTGATTTATGCAAAAGCAAGCTGTCCAGGTAAATATTATATTTTAATTGCTGGAACAGTTGATTCAGTTGCGCAATCAATTGAAGCAGGCACGAAGATTGGTGCTGCAAATATTGTGGGCAACTTAGTGATTCCGCGAGTGTCGGATCAAGTTATTAAGGCCATTAATAAAACAGAAGTACCGGACGAAATGAATGCAGTTGGTGTGATGGAATATTATTCTTGTTCCGGTTCAATTATTGCCGCCGATGCAGCAGTGAAGGCCGCAGATGTACAGTTAATGGACATTCGGCTAGCCACAGGTATTGCAGGGAAATCATTTGTGGTTCTTACTGGTGATACGGCGGCATGTGAAGCAGCAGTAGAAGCAGGGCTTGCTGCAGCGAAGGAAGAAGCACTTTTAATTAATAAAGTAGTGATTCCTCGTCCGCGGAAAGAAGTTTTCGAGAGTTTAATTTATTAA
- a CDS encoding amino acid ABC transporter ATP-binding/permease protein translates to MTEWVIVRWLLGFVKPLKLRMIMAILLGIISNLSVIAISLIGAYGILAVVLGQALSPQKWLIVMVGCGIIRGLARYAEQYLNHDIAFRLLAIIRERIFATLRKLGPARLSGKKSGDLITAITTDVEALEVFFAHTISPVFIALGTTIVTVGYLGTYDVGLALILFIGQVLVGIVLPVISYNRNKQIGADYQREFVGLNQAVMENVASLQDVFQFKLGKKRLAMLNESGQKLNRQYQKKLKQGTQLQILSEWVLIGTAALVLGLGSFWQLPVETVLIGTVLSLGSFGSVLALNGLGTALLTTFASGKRLNALTEEKTTVVFDGQLELTDFEKAELDKVSFSYDGNQSILSEVSLDLPNGKWLGIGGESGSGKSTLMKILMRYFDPEGQVSLNGKNLPNLKESSLHQLEGVMEQSTFLFEDTLGNNIRLGKKDATLEEVKEAARKAALDEWIETLPEGYDTKVGGQARNLSDGERQRIGLARLFLHDAPLLLLDEPTSNLDYVNEQAILTTLRSEVKDKTVLVISHRETTLDLAEERIYLEKGKLNRIIK, encoded by the coding sequence ATGACAGAATGGGTGATTGTTCGTTGGTTATTAGGCTTTGTTAAACCGTTAAAGCTGCGAATGATTATGGCAATTTTACTTGGTATTATTAGTAATTTATCGGTGATTGCGATTTCTTTAATTGGAGCATATGGAATTTTGGCGGTTGTTTTAGGACAAGCTCTGAGTCCGCAAAAGTGGCTTATCGTAATGGTGGGCTGTGGAATAATTCGTGGGCTGGCGAGGTACGCGGAACAGTATTTAAATCACGATATTGCTTTTCGATTATTAGCGATTATTCGGGAACGAATTTTTGCGACGCTTAGAAAACTTGGGCCTGCACGCTTATCTGGTAAAAAAAGTGGTGACTTAATTACGGCAATTACAACCGATGTGGAAGCTTTGGAAGTGTTTTTTGCGCATACTATTTCACCAGTTTTCATTGCGCTTGGAACGACGATAGTGACAGTGGGCTATTTAGGGACTTATGATGTTGGTTTAGCGTTAATACTTTTCATTGGTCAAGTTTTAGTTGGTATCGTTTTACCAGTAATTAGTTATAACCGAAACAAGCAGATTGGAGCGGATTATCAAAGGGAATTTGTTGGGTTAAATCAAGCAGTGATGGAAAATGTTGCTAGTTTACAAGATGTTTTTCAATTTAAATTAGGGAAAAAGCGCTTAGCTATGTTAAATGAGAGCGGGCAAAAGTTGAATAGGCAGTATCAAAAGAAATTAAAACAGGGAACTCAGCTACAAATTTTGAGTGAATGGGTTTTGATTGGAACTGCTGCTTTGGTTTTAGGGTTAGGAAGTTTCTGGCAATTACCAGTGGAAACTGTTTTAATTGGGACAGTGTTAAGTTTAGGTTCTTTTGGGTCGGTGTTAGCGTTAAATGGCTTAGGAACGGCTTTGTTAACTACTTTTGCTAGTGGGAAACGGTTGAATGCTTTAACGGAAGAAAAAACAACGGTTGTTTTTGACGGTCAGCTAGAATTAACGGATTTTGAAAAAGCAGAACTTGATAAAGTAAGTTTTAGCTATGATGGCAACCAGTCAATTTTGAGTGAGGTGTCGCTTGATTTGCCAAATGGAAAATGGTTAGGAATTGGTGGAGAAAGTGGTAGTGGGAAAAGTACGTTGATGAAAATTCTGATGCGATATTTTGATCCAGAGGGGCAAGTTAGCTTAAATGGAAAAAATCTTCCAAATCTTAAAGAATCATCACTGCATCAACTTGAAGGCGTGATGGAGCAAAGTACATTTTTATTTGAAGATACACTTGGTAATAATATTCGGTTAGGGAAAAAGGATGCAACTTTGGAAGAAGTAAAAGAAGCCGCGAGAAAAGCCGCTTTAGACGAGTGGATTGAAACTTTACCAGAGGGATATGATACGAAAGTTGGCGGTCAAGCACGGAATTTATCTGATGGGGAACGCCAACGAATTGGCCTAGCACGACTATTTCTTCATGATGCGCCGCTTTTACTGCTCGATGAACCAACGAGTAATTTGGATTATGTGAATGAGCAGGCGATTCTTACAACTTTACGCTCAGAGGTTAAGGATAAAACGGTTTTGGTAATTTCCCACCGTGAAACAACGCTGGATTTAGCGGAAGAGCGGATTTATTTGGAGAAAGGGAAGTTGAATAGGATTATAAAATAA
- a CDS encoding VOC family protein — translation MFNYAKPVSTFLTFNGNAEEAMNFYLATFPDAKKISLTYFTKPEQGGDIGKVLNGTFEIKNAAFMVMDMTNNASPDFSWSTSTIYFASTESEFDDLFDKLSKEGTVMMGPEAVELLRKVAWVTDKYGVTWQLVFE, via the coding sequence ATGTTTAATTATGCAAAGCCTGTTTCGACTTTCCTTACTTTTAATGGAAACGCCGAAGAAGCAATGAATTTTTATCTAGCAACTTTTCCAGATGCAAAAAAAATCTCCCTCACCTATTTTACCAAACCAGAACAAGGCGGTGACATTGGCAAAGTATTAAACGGCACTTTTGAAATTAAAAATGCTGCCTTCATGGTAATGGACATGACAAATAACGCCTCACCAGATTTCAGTTGGTCCACTTCTACCATTTACTTCGCTAGTACGGAAAGTGAATTTGATGATTTATTTGATAAACTTTCCAAAGAAGGAACAGTGATGATGGGGCCAGAAGCAGTTGAATTGCTACGAAAAGTCGCGTGGGTTACCGATAAATACGGCGTTACATGGCAGCTGGTTTTTGAATAA
- the eutS gene encoding ethanolamine utilization microcompartment protein EutS encodes MSFDDNKERVIQEYVPGKQVTLAHLIANPNRDIYTKLGLEEGASAIGILTITPSEASIIASDIATKSGDVRIGFIDRFSGSVVLTGDVSSVESALQQVVYTLHEILDFSIPKLTRS; translated from the coding sequence ATGAGTTTTGATGATAATAAAGAACGTGTAATTCAAGAATATGTACCAGGTAAACAGGTGACACTCGCACATTTAATTGCCAACCCTAACCGTGATATTTATACAAAATTAGGGTTAGAAGAAGGCGCAAGTGCGATTGGTATTTTGACTATAACTCCAAGTGAAGCATCCATTATTGCAAGTGATATTGCAACTAAATCAGGTGATGTGCGAATTGGTTTTATCGATCGTTTTAGCGGATCAGTTGTCTTAACCGGAGATGTGTCTTCGGTGGAATCAGCTTTACAACAAGTGGTTTATACCTTACATGAAATTTTGGATTTCTCTATTCCAAAACTTACTAGGAGCTGA
- a CDS encoding MerR family transcriptional regulator, with amino-acid sequence MFIKEFSNKTGLSIDTLRYYEEEKLLIPARNEKNYRIYSEEDFCWVQLLLKMKQTGMTLRNMKEFARLQKLGDTSLPDRMKMLDRHLEALYEQQANLTETISFVGNKMDTYKKRL; translated from the coding sequence ATGTTTATTAAAGAATTTTCGAATAAAACGGGACTATCCATTGATACACTTCGATATTATGAGGAAGAAAAATTATTAATACCAGCACGAAATGAAAAAAATTACCGAATATACAGTGAGGAAGATTTTTGTTGGGTGCAGTTATTGCTCAAAATGAAACAAACAGGTATGACACTAAGAAATATGAAAGAGTTTGCGAGATTGCAAAAGCTTGGAGATACTTCATTGCCAGATAGGATGAAGATGCTAGACAGACATTTGGAAGCTCTTTATGAACAGCAAGCAAATCTTACTGAGACTATTTCTTTTGTAGGGAATAAAATGGACACATACAAAAAAAGGTTGTGA
- a CDS encoding DUF4440 domain-containing protein: MELTKENFQKLDEIHLSTDNRQSMEKIIAILSESYIEITKSGQITDYAYYKSLTSLSTNPLEIIDYAIKIMDPTKVLSYYKLKDTVENTYTMRSNLWVLENGAWKLTFHQGTKIVAP, from the coding sequence ATGGAATTAACAAAGGAAAATTTTCAAAAGTTAGACGAAATTCATTTATCCACGGATAACCGGCAATCTATGGAAAAAATTATCGCTATTTTAAGCGAGTCTTATATAGAGATAACAAAAAGCGGTCAAATAACAGACTATGCGTATTATAAATCACTAACCTCTTTAAGTACCAATCCGCTAGAAATAATCGACTACGCGATAAAAATAATGGATCCAACAAAAGTGCTTAGCTACTATAAACTAAAAGATACCGTGGAAAATACTTATACAATGAGAAGTAATTTATGGGTACTTGAAAACGGCGCTTGGAAACTTACTTTTCATCAAGGGACGAAAATAGTCGCTCCCTAA
- a CDS encoding putative quinol monooxygenase, giving the protein MRTDHYLYCTAVIQTTGKVPYEQPVEHLAKLREQTIAETGCIMFKVVPLEKTTGRFALWEIWENQTAFYTHHDQTYTKEFFQAELDTIEFFESSEKVEL; this is encoded by the coding sequence ATGAGAACTGATCATTATTTATATTGTACTGCGGTTATTCAAACAACTGGGAAAGTGCCTTACGAGCAACCTGTCGAACACTTGGCAAAATTAAGAGAGCAAACCATAGCAGAAACTGGATGTATCATGTTTAAAGTCGTTCCATTAGAAAAAACAACAGGTCGGTTTGCTCTTTGGGAAATCTGGGAAAATCAAACTGCTTTTTATACACACCACGATCAAACTTACACAAAAGAATTTTTCCAAGCTGAACTTGATACGATAGAATTTTTCGAAAGCTCCGAGAAAGTAGAATTGTGA
- a CDS encoding ATP-dependent Clp protease proteolytic subunit, which produces MADNKNNENITNILTQKLIDTRTVLIYGEINQELAEDVSKQLLLLESISDEPITIFINSQGGHVEAGDTIHDMIKFIKPTVKVVGTGWVASAGITIYLAAEKENRFSLPNTRYMIHQPAGGVQGQSTEIEIEAKEIIRMRERINRLIAEATGQTYEKISKDTDRNFWLSVNEAKDYGIVSEIIENRDGLK; this is translated from the coding sequence ATGGCAGACAATAAAAATAATGAAAACATCACCAACATCCTTACCCAAAAACTAATTGATACACGTACGGTTTTAATTTATGGCGAAATTAACCAGGAGCTAGCAGAAGACGTTTCAAAGCAACTCTTGTTACTAGAATCTATCAGTGATGAGCCAATTACCATTTTCATCAATAGCCAAGGCGGACACGTCGAAGCTGGTGATACAATTCATGATATGATTAAATTCATTAAGCCAACAGTCAAAGTCGTTGGAACTGGCTGGGTTGCAAGCGCCGGAATTACTATCTACTTAGCTGCCGAAAAAGAAAACCGCTTTAGCTTACCAAATACCCGCTACATGATTCACCAACCAGCTGGCGGCGTCCAAGGCCAAAGCACCGAAATCGAAATCGAAGCAAAAGAAATTATCCGGATGCGTGAACGAATTAATCGTCTAATCGCTGAAGCAACTGGTCAAACTTACGAAAAAATTTCCAAAGATACTGACCGCAACTTCTGGTTATCTGTAAACGAAGCAAAAGATTATGGTATCGTAAGTGAAATTATTGAAAATCGCGATGGCTTAAAATAA
- a CDS encoding 4Fe-4S dicluster domain-containing protein, with product MSILEKIKDAGVVGCGGAGFPTHAKFSGEVEYLIINAAECEPLLKTDHFVMRNHAVETIKAIEMVKSQVGAEFAVVATKRYYTEEIAALRAAIQELDSSVTIHEMDNVYPTGDEQVMVFEVTGRVVPPSGIPLMVGCIVSNVSTMWNVFHAIDDDAPVIRKQLTVTGAVGEPKLLDVPVGTPFEVCLAAAGGTNLSEYLFLDGGPMMGKLNNQSTLAEKVVTKTTSGLIVAEDTGYLHKLHYQTVEQIFNETKSACIQCTLCTDLCPRKQLGHDIHPHKVMRHFAVAEDISAIKDDPIWEEAMICCECGICEVIACPMGLSPRQVNIHVKKELLKQGIRYQTDKKEFTPDPMREYKAIAPKNILIKMGLQQYADIHLEKMHYLEVDEVFIPTKMHIGAPSIPVVSEGELVKKGDLIAKIPDTALGANIHASIDGQIIRITEDKVHIKKVMS from the coding sequence ATGTCTATTTTAGAAAAAATTAAAGATGCTGGCGTTGTTGGTTGTGGTGGAGCGGGTTTCCCGACGCATGCCAAGTTTAGCGGAGAAGTGGAATATTTAATTATTAATGCGGCTGAATGTGAACCGCTACTAAAAACCGATCATTTTGTGATGAGAAACCATGCAGTAGAAACGATTAAAGCAATTGAAATGGTTAAAAGCCAAGTAGGTGCGGAGTTTGCGGTGGTTGCAACGAAGCGTTACTACACAGAAGAAATTGCGGCATTACGAGCAGCAATTCAAGAATTAGATTCCAGTGTCACGATTCACGAGATGGATAATGTCTATCCCACTGGTGATGAGCAAGTAATGGTATTTGAAGTAACTGGGCGAGTAGTTCCACCGAGCGGAATTCCGTTAATGGTTGGTTGTATCGTTTCGAATGTTTCGACGATGTGGAATGTCTTTCACGCGATTGATGACGATGCTCCCGTGATTCGGAAACAATTAACCGTTACTGGAGCAGTCGGGGAACCGAAACTTTTAGATGTGCCGGTGGGAACGCCATTTGAAGTATGTTTGGCTGCAGCAGGTGGTACGAATTTATCCGAGTATTTATTTTTAGATGGTGGACCAATGATGGGGAAATTAAACAACCAATCCACCCTTGCTGAAAAAGTGGTAACGAAAACAACTTCAGGGTTGATTGTTGCGGAAGATACGGGCTATTTGCATAAACTTCATTATCAAACAGTAGAGCAAATTTTTAATGAAACAAAATCGGCTTGTATTCAGTGTACACTTTGCACAGATTTATGCCCGCGTAAACAGCTTGGCCACGATATTCATCCTCATAAAGTTATGCGTCATTTTGCTGTTGCGGAAGATATTTCGGCGATTAAAGATGATCCGATTTGGGAAGAAGCTATGATTTGTTGTGAGTGTGGAATTTGTGAAGTAATCGCTTGTCCAATGGGTCTGTCCCCACGCCAAGTGAATATTCATGTGAAAAAAGAACTTCTAAAACAAGGAATACGTTATCAAACCGACAAAAAAGAATTTACGCCTGACCCAATGCGTGAGTATAAAGCCATTGCCCCGAAAAATATTTTAATCAAAATGGGCTTGCAACAATATGCTGATATTCATCTAGAGAAAATGCATTATTTAGAAGTGGATGAAGTGTTTATTCCAACAAAAATGCACATTGGCGCGCCGTCCATTCCAGTTGTCAGTGAAGGCGAGTTAGTAAAAAAAGGCGACTTAATTGCTAAAATTCCTGATACGGCTTTAGGTGCTAATATTCATGCGAGCATTGATGGCCAGATTATTCGTATTACCGAAGACAAAGTTCATATTAAGAAGGTGATGTCATGA
- a CDS encoding SDR family NAD(P)-dependent oxidoreductase, whose protein sequence is MTKNKKTIMITGGNSGLGFAAAKIIASRYKDYQILLACRNLEKANMAVNELQKSTDNQNIIAMELDVSSLLSVRKFVANFQAADLGLLDGVLCNAGINGNNTGLTTDGFDVVFETNHLGHFLLTNLLVPFMREDGRIVVVSSDMHNPPGDKLTWPGVPALAYPIEPLKTHFSRYSYSKLCNLYFTYSLVEKLAYTKSKITVNAFNPGLLTTTNFAPDKSRFTEEFMKQIEDRIGTLEVSSEALANLMTDSKYDHVTGKYFDRGVESLSSPLSYDENNRTELWKKSIAYTELKVTETLPELIK, encoded by the coding sequence ATGACAAAGAATAAGAAAACAATCATGATTACTGGTGGGAATTCAGGATTAGGTTTTGCGGCCGCTAAAATAATTGCAAGTAGATACAAAGATTATCAGATTCTACTTGCTTGTCGGAATCTCGAAAAAGCAAATATGGCAGTAAATGAACTACAGAAAAGTACGGATAATCAGAATATCATTGCGATGGAATTGGATGTATCTTCGCTTCTTTCTGTCAGAAAATTTGTTGCTAACTTTCAGGCGGCGGATTTAGGTTTATTAGATGGTGTTTTGTGTAATGCCGGGATAAATGGAAATAATACTGGGCTTACAACAGACGGCTTTGATGTCGTATTTGAGACAAACCATTTAGGACACTTTTTATTAACGAATTTGTTAGTTCCTTTTATGCGAGAAGACGGACGAATTGTGGTTGTGAGTAGTGATATGCACAATCCACCTGGTGATAAATTAACCTGGCCGGGAGTTCCTGCTTTGGCATATCCGATAGAACCTTTAAAAACTCATTTTAGTCGTTATTCTTATTCGAAGCTATGTAATTTGTATTTCACGTATTCATTAGTAGAAAAATTAGCATATACGAAATCGAAAATTACCGTGAATGCCTTTAATCCGGGATTGTTGACAACGACTAATTTTGCGCCGGATAAATCACGTTTTACGGAAGAGTTTATGAAACAAATCGAGGATCGTATCGGCACCTTAGAAGTATCAAGTGAAGCTTTAGCAAATTTGATGACAGATTCCAAATATGATCATGTTACTGGGAAATATTTTGATCGAGGTGTAGAAAGCTTGTCTTCTCCATTATCTTATGATGAAAATAACCGAACTGAATTATGGAAGAAAAGCATTGCGTATACGGAGTTAAAAGTTACGGAGACACTTCCTGAATTAATAAAATAA
- a CDS encoding bifunctional precorrin-2 dehydrogenase/sirohydrochlorin ferrochelatase, producing the protein MKYPIMLDLTGKKVVIIGGGKVALRKAQGLVEAAADVLVVGLTVLPEIKELGIQVLEEPYRKEHLYGAFLVFICTDNREVNQAVAEDASADQLVNDTTNQANAAFFNMATVTKDELVIGISTGGGNPSYAKKVKLEIANLVEKLETEEIAYRVRKN; encoded by the coding sequence ATGAAGTATCCGATTATGTTAGATTTAACTGGGAAAAAAGTGGTGATCATTGGTGGTGGAAAGGTAGCACTTCGTAAGGCCCAGGGATTAGTGGAGGCGGCTGCGGATGTGCTAGTCGTTGGTTTAACTGTTTTACCAGAGATAAAGGAGCTAGGTATTCAAGTTTTAGAAGAACCTTACCGAAAAGAGCATCTTTACGGAGCTTTTCTAGTATTTATTTGTACAGATAATCGCGAAGTAAATCAAGCAGTTGCCGAGGATGCTTCAGCTGATCAATTAGTTAATGATACGACTAATCAAGCGAATGCTGCTTTTTTTAATATGGCAACAGTGACAAAAGATGAGTTAGTCATTGGGATTTCGACAGGTGGCGGAAATCCAAGCTATGCCAAAAAAGTAAAACTCGAAATAGCTAATCTAGTAGAAAAACTAGAAACGGAAGAAATTGCTTATCGTGTCAGAAAGAATTAA